The Streptomyces bacillaris sequence GATGTAGTACGAGGCGATCGCCACGACGATCGCGTTGAACTGCCGCCGTACCGCGCCCGCGTCCCGCAGCCGCTTGCGGGTCTCGTCGCGGGCGAACTTCATGTGCCGCGACTCCTCGACGACATGGATGTTGTTGATGGTGCGGACGAAGGGCGCGACCCGCTCGTCGCGCATCCAGTCGCGCTGCATCACGTCGAGGACCTCCTCGGCCACGAGGATGGCCGCGTAGGCCGCCTCACCGAAGGCGAGGGTCTTGAAGGCGCGTCCCAGCTCCACCACGGGGCGGCGCGGCCGGTAGGCGGGGGCGCCGAGCTTGGCCGCGCCCCGGGCGAACATGATCGAGTGGCGGCACTCGTCGGCTATCTCGGTCAGCGCCCACTGGAACCGGGGGTCGGTGGGGTCCTGGGCGTACATGTCGCGCAGCACCATCTGCTGGAGGATCATCTCGAACCAGATGCCGGTGCTGGCGACGGAGGCGGCTTCCTGGCGGGTGAGCGCCTTGCGCTGGGCGTCGGTCAGCTCGTTCCAGTACGCGGTGCCGTAGAGGGTGGACCACTCGGGGCTGGCGCCGTGGTGGTCCGGGTCGAGCGGGGTCTCCCAGTCGACCTCGGTGGTGGGGTCGTACGAGAGTTTGGCGGCCGAGTCGAGCAGACGCCGGGCGACGTCCTGCTCCGCGAGCGGGTCCCGGCCCCGGTCCTGCTCCTGGTTCTCCGGCCGAACGGTGCTGCTTGACATGGTGCGGCTCCTTGACTCGGGAGGTCGGCCCGGCGCCGCCCGGCCCGTCCCCCATCGCCTGTCCCGTCCGATGGGTTCGACGGCTGCCGGGCGCCGCCCTGCTGGTCGCTGGCCACGTACCGCTTGTTAGACGCGTCGTCTAGCAAGCTTATTAGACGCAAGGTATAGCAAGAGGGGAGTGCAGGCCTAGACCCGTGCGGCAAATCTGTACGGCCTCTCCACGACCCGGCGCGCCAGGCCTTGTTGGGGACAGCACGGAACCGGCCCGCCTCGGGGGTGCCGAGGCGGGCCGGTGAGGTCGGAACCGTGCATTGAGGGGGCCGGGAGGGCGGGTCGCGCCGCCGCCCCGGCCCCGTACGGTGTCAGGCCGGAACAGGGGCGTCGGCGTCCGGCCCGCCCGGAGCGGGTCCTTGCCCGGGCTCCGGCGTCCGGTCGAGCTGCTCCGGCCCCTCCCCCGGGTCGCTGAGCTGCTCGCGCAGGTAGTTCCAGATCACGGCGAGCAGCGCCGCCACCGGGACCGCGAGCAGGCTGCCCACCACCCCGGCCAGGCTGCCGCCGAGCGTCACCGCAAGCAGGACCACCGCGGCGTGCAGTCCGAGACCCCGGCTCTGGATCATGGGCTGGAAGACATTGCCCTCCAGTTGCTGCACCGCGATGATGATCGCCAGCACGATCAGCGCGTCGGTCAGGCCGTTGGAGACCAGCGCGATCAGCACCGCGACGAAACCGGCGAAGACCGCGCCGACGATCGGCACGAACGCGGAGACGAAGGTCAGGACCGCCAGCGGGAGCACCAGCGGCACGTCCAGGATCCAGAGGCCGATGCCGATGAAGACGGCGTCGAGCAGACCGACGAAGGCCTGGGAGCGTACGAACGAGCCGAGCGTGTCCCAGCAGCGCTCGGCCACGACGGGGACGTCGGTGGCGAGCCGGCCGGGGAGCTGGCGGGCGAGCCACGGGAGGAACCGCGGGCCGTCCTTGAGGAAGAAGAACATCAGGAAGAGGGCCAGCACGGCGGTGATCAGGCCGCTGAAGACGGTGCTCACCCCGGTGACCGCCGTGGTGACGACGCTGCCGGCGCTGTTCTCGATGCGGTCGACCGCGGCGTCGAAGGCGCCCGTGATCTGGGCGTCGCTGATGTTCAGCGGCGGACCGGCGGCCCACTCGCGCAGCCTGCCGATGCCTTCGACGACCCCGTCGGCGAGCTGGCCGGACTGGGAGGCCACCGGAATCGCGATCAGCGCCAGGATGCCGGTGCCGACGAGGAGGAACGCCACGGTCACCAGGGCCGCCGCCGGGGCGGGCCGCCAGCCGCGGCGGCGCAGGAAACGGGCGAACGGCCAGGTCAGAGTGGTGAGAAGCAGACCCACTACCAGCGGCCACACCACCGGCCAGGTCCGGCCCAGCAGCCACAGGGCGACGGCGGCCATCAACAGGACCAGCAGCAGTTCGGCCGAGACGCGGGCCGATCTGCGGAGCGCGGCCGCGGTCTTCTCGGAACTCAACGTGGCAGACATGAGGTCACCCTACGAGGGCTCCGCCCGCCGCCCCGCCCGAGGGGAGCGGCGCAGGGCCCGGAACAGGTCCGAGGGGCAGCACCGTGCGGTGCTGCCCCTCGGACCACGGACCGGCCTCAGCTCTGCGGGCGCTTGCCGTGGTTGGCGCCGTTCTTGCGGCGGGCCTTCTTCTTACGACGACGCTTCGAGGACATCGAACCCTCCTCTTCCCTCTGCTCGGTGGGGCACATCTGATCCGCCGGACCATGGGGTCCGGAGGTGAGGAGGAGCACTCCTCGCCCCTACCGTCACAAAGACGGGCCGCGGTCGCAAACCGCCGCCCCGCCGTTCGAGGTCACTTGAAGAGGCTCTCGCCGAAGTCCTCCGCGCAACGGTCCTGTTCGGCCTGGGTGACCGCCTTGTCCACGCAGCTCTCGAAGTCCTTGTACGCGTCGGAGTCGAAGACGGATATGGCGAAGATGAGCACGATGACCGAACCGATGAGCCCCAGGACACCGAGGACGAGACCGGCGATCGCCATGCCCTTGCGCGGCGCGCGGCCCTGGCGGGCCCGGAGCGTTCCCAGGATGCCGAAGATCAGCGCGAGCAGGCCGAAGAGGAATCCTCCGAAGACCGTCCAGAAGAAGAGGCAGGCGATCAGACCCAGCACGAGGGCCGTGACCGCGAACCCGTTGCTGCGGGCGGGTTCGGGGGCACCGTACGGAGCCCCGTACTGCCCGCCGTACTGCGCCTGGTCCGCGTTCGGCTGCTGAGGGTAACTGGGCATGGACATCGGATACGAACTCCTTACCAAAAGTTGTCCTGTCCATATGCCCCAGAAGACCGCCCATATGCAAATCCGATCTTTGTCCGGAGGGTGTCGGGCTACTCCTTGGCGCTCCTGCGGAACCGGGCCGACAGGTGGTGCTGGAGCGGCTGTCCGACCGCCGCGAGGTCGTGCTCGAAGGTGAGGGTGTCCGCGTCGGTCAGGGTGTAGCGGCGGCGGGTCGCGTCGACCTGTTTCGCGGTGGGGGTGAGGGCGACTTCGTGGGTGGCGAGGTCGATCGCGCCGTCGGTGGCCCGGCCGACGGCGATCTCGGCGACGCCGGTGGGCTGGGTGATCAGCGCCTCCACCCTCCCCTCCGGCTGGAGCCGCCACCATCCGCTCTCGCGGGCCGAGGGCCGCAGGGGGTTCCCGTCCGCGTCGAGCAGCCAGGCGCGCGACGCGTAGTGGAGGAAGGGGCGGCCGTCATGGCTGAAGGCGATCTCCTGCGCATAGGTGAACTCGCCGTCCAGCGTGGGATATCCGCCCCGCCCGCTCCCCCTCCAGGTGCCCAGGAGCCCGAGCACCGGCACGAGCAGGGGGTGCGGTGCCGGTGTGCCGTCGGGCCGGAGGGCGTCGGGGTAGGGGTGGAGCGGGGCGGGGTCGGACATGGCGTGTGTGCTCCTGGTCGCTGCCGGTGCTGGTTCCGGCCTGCAGCTTAGGGGGGCTCAGGGCCGGTGACGCGTCAGCGGGGCGTCCTCCTCCGGGTGGACGACAAGAGGGAGCCGTTGGACGGTGACTTGCGGGTGGGCGACGACGATGAGGGTCCCGATTTCTGGAGCCTCACCCGCAGAAGGACTCAGGCTTGCTGGGCCTGGCGCTCCGCCAGGCTCCTGGGACGTAGATCCACCCAGTTCTGCTCGACGTAGGCGAGGCAGGCCTGACGCGTGTCCTCCGGATGAGCCACGGTCCAGCCGGCGGGCACCTCCGCGAAGGCGGGCCAAAGGGAATGCTGCCCCTCGTCGTTGATGAGTACCAAGTAGGTGCCGTTCTCGTCCTCGAACGGATTGGTCATGATTGATTCTCCTTCGTCGCGAGCGAGGCTGCCTTCGGCGAAATCGTCAGCGAACCTACCCAGCCCCACGTCGGCCGACTCGCCGGGACCTCCGACGTCCCTGCGGCACCGGGCCGACGACGCATGCCCTCACAGCCCCAGGTCGCTGAGGCGCGCCTCGTAGCGGATGGTGACGTCCTGCTCGTCGTCGGCCGGGGCGTCCCAGAGGGCCGTCAGCTCGGCGCGCACGGCGTCCGGCAGGGCCTCGTACCGCTCGTTCCAGCTGTTGGCGTCCGGTATCCAGTAGCCGACCACCTTGAACCGGGTGGCGGGCATCCCCAGTTCCTTGCGGAGGTAACGGCGTACTGTACGCAGCGCGTTGGTCTCCCCCGCGACCCAGACGTAGCCACCGGCCATGTCCGTACCGGCCGGGATGGCGGCCTTGACAAGCTCGGCCAGCC is a genomic window containing:
- a CDS encoding AurF N-oxygenase family protein, which produces MSSSTVRPENQEQDRGRDPLAEQDVARRLLDSAAKLSYDPTTEVDWETPLDPDHHGASPEWSTLYGTAYWNELTDAQRKALTRQEAASVASTGIWFEMILQQMVLRDMYAQDPTDPRFQWALTEIADECRHSIMFARGAAKLGAPAYRPRRPVVELGRAFKTLAFGEAAYAAILVAEEVLDVMQRDWMRDERVAPFVRTINNIHVVEESRHMKFARDETRKRLRDAGAVRRQFNAIVVAIASYYIVTSMVNRDVYANAGLDPARARAEARVNEHHKSLMRSSCSGLMEFLASARLLTKPALFFYKRASLI
- a CDS encoding AI-2E family transporter, whose amino-acid sequence is MSATLSSEKTAAALRRSARVSAELLLVLLMAAVALWLLGRTWPVVWPLVVGLLLTTLTWPFARFLRRRGWRPAPAAALVTVAFLLVGTGILALIAIPVASQSGQLADGVVEGIGRLREWAAGPPLNISDAQITGAFDAAVDRIENSAGSVVTTAVTGVSTVFSGLITAVLALFLMFFFLKDGPRFLPWLARQLPGRLATDVPVVAERCWDTLGSFVRSQAFVGLLDAVFIGIGLWILDVPLVLPLAVLTFVSAFVPIVGAVFAGFVAVLIALVSNGLTDALIVLAIIIAVQQLEGNVFQPMIQSRGLGLHAAVVLLAVTLGGSLAGVVGSLLAVPVAALLAVIWNYLREQLSDPGEGPEQLDRTPEPGQGPAPGGPDADAPVPA
- a CDS encoding 50S ribosomal protein bL37, with product MSSKRRRKKKARRKNGANHGKRPQS
- a CDS encoding DUF4190 domain-containing protein, producing MSMPSYPQQPNADQAQYGGQYGAPYGAPEPARSNGFAVTALVLGLIACLFFWTVFGGFLFGLLALIFGILGTLRARQGRAPRKGMAIAGLVLGVLGLIGSVIVLIFAISVFDSDAYKDFESCVDKAVTQAEQDRCAEDFGESLFK
- a CDS encoding nitrobindin family protein, which gives rise to MSDPAPLHPYPDALRPDGTPAPHPLLVPVLGLLGTWRGSGRGGYPTLDGEFTYAQEIAFSHDGRPFLHYASRAWLLDADGNPLRPSARESGWWRLQPEGRVEALITQPTGVAEIAVGRATDGAIDLATHEVALTPTAKQVDATRRRYTLTDADTLTFEHDLAAVGQPLQHHLSARFRRSAKE
- a CDS encoding MbtH family protein, whose amino-acid sequence is MTNPFEDENGTYLVLINDEGQHSLWPAFAEVPAGWTVAHPEDTRQACLAYVEQNWVDLRPRSLAERQAQQA